The Glycine soja cultivar W05 chromosome 19, ASM419377v2, whole genome shotgun sequence genomic sequence TCTTCTTCACataagccaaattaatggctGGGCTGAGGCTCTCAAAAGATAACGAATCAGAAGTGACTCGTCTGGCCTTGCACAAGGCAGTGATGAGGGCAGGAAAACCAAGCCGTGAGGAGTCATACTGTGCGATCATAGAAATATGACTTGAGATAATGTACCCCAAGTTCATATTCATCTTCTAAATTATGCCATATATCAGTCTAGCCCTATCCAATGTAATATCAGAAGTTTGGGAAGTAGGGGCCAAGTTAGAGAATGACAAAATGCTCCAGGTCTAAGCTAGTGTGGTCAAATTCTTCCGCAAAATCTTCAAAGGCAGCCCATCTGTATTTAGCTCAAATCCCCTCCCAGGGATGCATAATCGGGCTGCCAGTTCCTGGGGATTTGGCCTCAGTCTACAAAACCTGGAGTAGGCAGATAGGCTCTCCCCCTCCTCAATCAATAATCACAGGCATCTTGAGGAAAGTGTTGCGGGCATCCTCATCAAACTTTATCAAGTGACCCCTAACCCTTACTTGCTTAGGAGATTTATCTTTAGGGTCATACaaattagcataaaactccttcACTATAGCAACATCAATGCTCCCGTCTAGAAAATTGGTCAGCTCCTTGTGCCAATTCCTTTTTTCCAACTcaatcttgaattcatcaaaATCTGTATGATATATCATTTCATTCCTCTCAAGAAGAATCTTCCTGCCAATCACAATGTCAGAATAGCGATTCCAGGCCTCTTGGGATGTGAATCTTGATCTATCATAGCGAGCTTGAGATGCTAAGGCTGGTGCCTTTCTTTTGCGGGAAGCCATCTAAAAAGAAATagacaataaaacaagattaaaCAGGAGTTATTCacgattgaaaaacaaaaaaataaaactaaaaataagactGGGCGCGCCTTATGAAAAtttactcatgggctaagtGCAATAGCCACGCCCTTAGCGAGAGAACTCAGAAAATCTTTTTCTACAAAATAGGCTTAGCGCAGCAGGCATACTTAGCCTAAAtccataatttttcaaatagaggGAGATTTGAGCTTAGTGCGACAAGGCGCGCTTAGCTCAACCTCACAAAAACATAGCACAGGCTTAGCGAGCAAGCCTTATTCCACAAATAGGAAAAATAGAGATGATATTGCGCTTAGCCTAGCAGCTAGGCTTAGCGctgaacaaaattttgaaaaatttctaAGTGTCTGAAACACTAGTCTTGCTCAGCGCATAGATGCGCTTAGCGATTTCACCATTGATGTTCAACCGAAGGGATaaatgcgcttagcgcgacaaggTTAGGCTTAGCGCGATCATCTGGAAATCGAAATATTCATCAGATGCGATGAACCGGCTTAGCATAGAAGGCGTGCTTAGCGTGTTCATCATGATTTCTAGCAGTTACTCAGGGCTTTTCATCCCCTTTTCCAAGCAATGCCCCTATTGGGCCATAAAACCTAATCTAAGCAACTACATTATCTATAGTAAAACACTAAACCTAAGAACACAAACCCTAAACATATTACaacctaacaaaattaaatcttctaccctaaagtttGCAACTTTAaaggaaaatgagaataaagtagaAAATGCTTACTTGGACTGTGGAATGTGGATGCAAAGAGAAGTTGAAGTGTAGGAATAGAAAAAGATGAAGCACAGGTAGAAGAAAATGCACTAGATGGGCTTTTGTTCTCACAAGAAGAATTGGTAACTACCTAAGTAGTTGCCCATCTCTTTTTTCTAAGCAGTTTTGTATGGCACGCTTAGCGCAAGGTTATGCTTAGCGTGTCCATATGACATTTGTAGAaacaaagcttcatggtgaatcaaaggtgattcaaaggtattttgatgataacaatgatgatgacaaaggtgatgaaaaaaagctcaaagatcaatcaaagaacaactcaagtgaatcaagaacaattcaagagttcaagataagaatcaagaagaattcaagactcaagattcaagaataaagagaagattcaagactcaagatcaagattcaagattcaaggttcaagatctcaagaatcaagatcaagattcaagactcaatcaagataagtattaaaaagttttttcaaaagtttgaatagcacatgagtttttgacaaaaccttttaccaaagagtttttactctatggtaatcgattaccatattgttgtaattgattaccagtagcaaaataagtttgaaaaagttttcaaactgaatttacaacgttccaattattttcaaaaagttgtaatcgattacaatgttttggtaatcgattaccagtgcccttgaacgttgaaattcaaattcaaatgtgaagagtcacatcctttcacttaaaagctttgtgtaattgattacactaatttggtaatcgattaccagtgactgtttctgataaatcaaaagatgtaactcttcaaaagggttttgactttttcaaattggttttaagtttttctaaaagttataactcttctaaatggtcttcttgaccagacatgaagagtctataaaagcaaggctttgtctTGAATTTCAAtcatcttgaatacttttccaatcatttcattacaatcctttacaagccttgaatctctttgaacttcttcttcttctttgtaccaaaagctttctgaagttttctggttttctaaaccttaaaaacttgtgctattcatcttttcatctcttctccctttgccaaaaagaattcgccaaggactaaccgcctgaattctttttgtgtctctcttctcccttttccaaaagaacaaaggactaaccacctgaattcttttgtgtctcccttctcccttgtcaaagaattcaaaacgaaacagtctgagaattcttttgattcttcccattccctaatacaaaagtgttcaaaggactaaccgcctgagaattcttttgtatccccattcacaaagtatcaaaggtttaacagcctgagatctttgtcttaacacattggagggtacatcctttgtggtacaactacttgggtttgactgagaacaagagaaggtacatctcttgtggatcagttctcgtggagggtacatccactaggttcaaagagaacaagggagggtacatcccttgtggatctttgcttgaaaaagaatttttacaaggttgaaagaaatctcaaggaccgcaggtcgcttggggactggagttaggcacgggttgttgccgaaccactataaaaactcttgtgtgtttgtttccttcttccctactcttttactttccgttgtgcatttaatttccgcttttactttctgttaagtttctcttctactcctcattctcttaacaatttagtaaaagccttagaagagtaatttttaattagtagaggtttagaaataattaattcaacccccccttcttaattattcttaggccactcgatccaacaacgTTTGGGTTTTAAAGCCCATGTGCTTAGCGCCAGTTCtcacgctaagcccaattcacaaatttcaaattccaaaaAGGTTTTTAGGCTTAGCATGAGGACCTGCACTTAGCGCTTCCTACAGCTCAAATTGGTCCTGCAATCTGCGCTTAGCCGCCAAAGGTGGGGCTTAGCGCATAAACATGCTCCTCCATGCAGTGATggcttgcgcttagcgcttCACTAGCACTTAGTGATATTCcaaagaatttgaaaatagaaagggaattgcgcttagcgcgtcaCCTTGCTAAGCCCAATGCGATAAATTAAAATCCAGAGAGGTATTTGGGCTTAGCACAGCTATACACGCTTTGCGCTATCCATAGATTTTCAAAGCAGAGAAGGATTGGCACTTAGCGCATCACCTCGCTATGCCCAATTCGAGAAATTCAGATTCCAGTGAGataattgggcttagcgcaatgAAGCGCGCTTAACGCTACCATCTAGCCACTAATCAGGGGTCTAAGCAGTTAGCGCGAGCAAGGTCACGCTTAGCACGTGAAGACTTGGCACTTAGCgcgagtgttgcgcttagcgagtgaacAATTGAAAAATCTTCTAAGTTCTTTTTCTGTTCACCTCTTCACCAAAGCTTATGAACCCCTTTTTTCAATATTAAACAAGTTGAAAACACATAATCACAAGCAACAACTACACTAAATGCAAgcaaaacaaaactaaaaatgactgggttgcctcccagcaaTCGCTCGTTTaacatcattagcttgacgcatcgtTCAATTATCCTGGATCAATCTTGGTTCTCTCCTTCAGAACCTTCTTATCCAACTCCTTCACCTATAAGCATACATCCTGGTCCAGTAATTCTCTTCCTtcattaaaagatcaaatgtgATTTGTTGGTTTTCAAGACTCATTTCCAACTTTTTCTTCCCTATGTCCACCACACAGCTTGCAATGGACATAAATGAACGTCCCAAAATGACAGGAATATCCACATCTTCCTCAATGTCCATTACAACAAAATCAACAGGAAATATGAGATGCTTGACCTGGACCAACACGTCTTTAATCACTCCATAGGGTCTGGTGACGGAGCGATCAGCTAACTCTAAAGTCATCCGAGTAGGCATTATCTCCAGCTCTCCAAGTCTCCAGCACATGGAGAGCGACATCAAATTAATATTGGCTCTTAAATCAATAAGAGCCTTGCCTACTGAAACTTCTACTACAAAACAAGGTATAGTGACACTGTCTGGATCCTTATGCTTCGGTGGAAGGATACGTTGAATAACAGCactgcaatttccttccacaactATGGTGTCACTATAGATGTACTTGTTCTTCTTAGTTAGCATATCTTTCAGAAATTTAGTATAAAGTggcatctgctgtaaagcttctccaaagggcatTGTAATTTCTAGCTTCTTGAAAATATCCATAAATCTAGCTAGATGTCTTTCTTTGTCTTTTCTAGAAGGTACCAAgggatatggtacttccttcCCTTTAGCTGAAGatgcttccttctttttctctcttgcacACTCACTcttgcttttcttcttctctttttttatctctttttctttgtctattttctcattttttttttcattttctttttcaatttatttttcttcttcctttcctttttaattatctttatttttcttctcatttatttcttgttcactcaaatttattattgtctccttcttcttctcatctTCTACCTCCAACTCTTCATCAGACTCACTCAAAGACTCTACCAAAGGATCAAGTGTTGGGCCAGACACCAGCTGTTGTTTTTCTGCACCTATTCCATTCTCACCTTctttcatgaccaccaatctGCTTCTAGTCATGACAGCTTCACATTCCTCCTTTGGACTTTTCTCAGTATTAGCTCCAAAGCTGCTAGACGGACGGTCTGTCAATTGTTTTGCCAAttgtcccacctggacttcCAGATACTTAATGGCTGACTCTATGCTCTTTTGATTTGACATTGAAACTTGCATGAACTAGGCAAGAGTCTCTCATTGTTCaatcatagagactaggcccttgttgttgtGGCCTGTTAGATGGACCACCCTGGTCTTTATTAAACTGATTTCCAGGGTGATTTCTCCATTGTCCCTACTGTGAATGATATTGCTGGCCATATTGAAATCCAGAATGCCCACCTGCATTGAAATTTGGTCTTGGCTGGTTCCCCATATAGTTCACTTCATGTGTTGTTTCTTCTTGGGGAATACATCAGTCGAACTCATGTGCTCCACCACATATGACACAACCtacaacctgcaaaatagatgaGGGTGAAGGTTGCCCAGAATGTAATTGAGTTGGTAGCTTACTTAATGTTTCAGTCAATGCTTCCAGTTGCTTGGacaacaacttgttttgtgccaacaatgcatcttgtGATGAAAGCTCTAGCAGGCTTCTTGTTGTAGGAATGTATGCTCTATAACGCAGAATTGTGTGGTCATAAGCAGCCATATTCTCTATTAATTCCATAGCTTCTTCCGGagtcttcaatttgatttttcacCCTGTGGAAGCATCTAAAAGCTGCTTGGACTGTGGCCTCAACCCGtcaataaaaatgttgagcTGAATTGGTTCAGAAAATCCATGAGTAGgtgtctttcttttccttcagcTGTCTTagactctgggaagtatttcttcaagaatttcTCAACTACTTCATCTCAGGTCTTAAGACTGTTACCTTTAAATGAAAGAAGCCACCTTTTAGCCTCTCtagacaaagaaaatgaaaacaagctcaatctAACAGCATCCTCAGGCACACCAGCTAATCTAACAGTGTTGCAAATTTCAATATAAGTGGCTAGATGTGCATACGGGTCCTCGTTGGGtagaccatgaaacaaattgttGTGTATCAACTGAATTAATGAATGTTAATAGGTTATATTTTGTGCTTGAACCTCTGGCCACGCTATACTAGTAAAGAATTGCGACACACTTGAGCTTGAGTAGTCCTCCAGAGTAACTCTTCTTGGCTCCTCAGCCATGATATTTGCTTCAGCTAAAACTGTGTGAGATTGCCCTTGAgttggaaaactagaagatgcctcagaaGATAGAGGTCCTTCTGGAGTTGCTGCTACCTCAATGTCCTACAAAAATTTTCTGTTTCTTTCTGCATTTATTTTCCTGCAAGTAGCATTAATTTCCCAGTCTATGGGAATCAAAACACCTGCAGAAGACCTTCTTTGCATGCAAAACTACTAGAACAACAGTTAACCAattcaaaagaacaataaatttTCCAGTAACTAAATATTCTCAAAaataatcaatgaatcaaagaaaaaaaggaatcaATGCCttcaaactgaactaaactttccaAATGGAAAGAAGTTCCCTGACAACAGCGCCAAAATACTTGTTCGCCTCCCCACATAGttcctttttcttaaatttacaaACACTTATATCAAAGGGGAAGTGATATACCGGCAAGCGCACCGGGTcaccaagtatttaaaattaaaaaggaatgatccgagtatcgaacacagggaacttgtttaTTTGGCAAAGCTTTGTTCAATAATTAGGTATTTTGTtgacacaaaataataattgtgaATTGAAGTAAAAGTATGATATATCCTAATTAGAAAAACAGTAAACACAAGCAATTAAAAGTGATATCAGTGGTTTAAAAGCATTGGGTCTTTCTAATAAATGAGTTGATGCatataaagatatttctctaattaagaatggtcttgtgttctatgctgaagactaaagtactaaacctcgatccctcgtaagtttagactaatttaaaccAAGCTtagtcctcagattcctcttgttggactaggatCAATTTAAATAGCATTATAATCGCagcataattaaaaactaaaaaacctgCAATCTATCCTCAGCAATGCAGTTATAATAACGTAAAATTGTTTGtgcatgtacaacaggtttatttaaaagatcGTTGTCCTTTACTGCCTTTAGCATTGTTATGGTGTAGGAATTGTCATCCTCAGGCAATGCAGTGGCCAACTCCACATATTAGTAGAATTCATCAGTACAAAAacttgatgatgttgaaaagagACTATGATAACATAACTGAAGACTGAACATGTAGCTTCTAACGACTTTGTAATGTCctacattaatatataattgttaggcTGCATATTCACATAATTGTCAGTAGCTTTgttatgttaaatttaattgtttaaggAGCAGAACTTATGAATTTACTGTTGCGTCATTACTAGGGTTACCTGATACGTTTAATGGttatgtaatttaaaataatctgTTAACGTTAACCCTAATATTTAGAGGCATAAACATagactaaaaattataaaccaaAATAAGTTAACATTTACAAAGTGTTTGGGAAAACCAAAATGTtgtcaaatacaaaaaaattaaaaacatagtccaaatattaaaatataaaatggaaGACGTCTATGGTTGATCCGTGCGCAGCCTTCATCATGACCTGACATAAACATTGCTCTCTGCTGTGACACCCCTAGTGATCCTTAAGTAGTCTTCCATGACCTCATGCATTTCTGTGCTTGCAGTGACTATCCTTAGGTTGAGCAAACGCTCCAACCTTTCTACGATTGTTTGGCAAGCCTCCTATGACATTGAAAACAACCCataaattattacattatttcaaaattaaactaaatgacATTTAATAGAACATTAATGCAACATTATTTACCATTGCATGTCTAGGCTGCTCCACATCAGAAGGGTCATGTGTCGGTGCTGCTGCTGGTGCCACTGGGACCTTAGGGATATGTGGCTCCACATATGTGTCATCCTACGTCACAGGTGGATGTCTAGCTAGATCAGCAGGCTATGCTGGTGTCATGAATGGATGAGAAATCATGAACAACCACTGCATCTAATCTGATGCACACTGTCCTGGCACAACACAAATCTTCCCCACTACAGCAAGATAGTCAGAGTAATGCATCCACCTATCGTCAATATCTTCAAATGATAACATTGAACCTGTAGTCTGTGGAGGAATGGTCTAAACATATCCAAATTGTTGCACCACCCTCTATGGTTGGTGTCTGATGACAACAAGACCCCATCGTATATGACTTGAAAAGcatgaaatcaaatcaaaatcctGCACTACACGGTGGTCACCGTAAGGCATCCAGCAAACATCAGCAATCGTCAGTCCATCTAGACATTTTCAGTACGTCGATGCTGGTAATAACTTTGAAGAAGCCTTCATAGCAATCCACCGGCAGGCACGTGGTGACATCTCATCATAGTCTGGATCACTCAAAGACTCAGCAACAGAGGGAAAATGCTCATATATCCAACACTACAAATATTAGatcaaaatataacaaatgtcaaattaacatattataaacatattaataacattttaaaaatagttaaattacaATAATTGACAATAATTACCTGTAATAGGGTGATGTAACCAGCAAGTTGTTGACCGTCACTCTTACAAGCatcattcaaatgatcatacatATGAACTAGGGCAGCAGCTCCCCATGCGTAGCTTCCACTCTGACTCAAGTATCAGAAAGCgtctaaaaaacaacatgaacatgtgttgcactcttgttagcaaaaagagtgcaacctaaCAAATGCAACAGATAGGCACGAGCTACAACAGTCCAatttccagcctcacatttacTCTGATAAATATCTCATAGCCATGATAGGCGTATGTATGCCCCATGATATTGTGTTGTCTTAGCTCTACCTTTCTCTCCAGAGACTTCAAGTAACTCCACCAACATCAAGACTGCTTCGTCGACATGCAGAGTCTCGAAGCTGTGGAATGCGCCTATAATAGGAAGATGAAGCAGATAGGCCACATCATCCAGGGTGATGGTCAGCTCTCCAA encodes the following:
- the LOC114398657 gene encoding uncharacterized protein LOC114398657; translated protein: MSNQKSIESAIKYLEVQVGQLAKQLTDRPSSSFGANTEKSPKEECEAVMTRSRLVVMKEGENGIGAEKQQLVSGPTLDPLVESLSESDEELELEITMPFGEALQQMPLYTKFLKDMLTKKNKYIYSDTIVVEGNCSAVIQRILPPKHKDPDSVTIPCFVVEVSVGKALIDLRANINLMSLSMCWRLGELEIMPTRMTLELADRSVTRPYGVIKDVLVQVKHLIFPVDFVVMDIEEDVDIPVILGRSFMSIASCVVDIGKKKLEMSLENQQITFDLLMKEENYWTRMYAYR